In a genomic window of Branchiostoma lanceolatum isolate klBraLanc5 chromosome 12, klBraLanc5.hap2, whole genome shotgun sequence:
- the LOC136446202 gene encoding uncharacterized protein isoform X1, whose protein sequence is MAAEQLSEIRADLTCPICTQVLSEPKALPCLHTYCCRCLLQLEANSAQTEQFPCPECRQTVILPERGVRGLPTNFMVANVVAKLRRTRQRREQSEEDRVCARHRNLAHALNHTGQHKAPNTSKNIAALLGHPQVAHEASLPNVTMPVISRRHRTIQQRLVLLLHAQRCQASNQLSTESGEAPVCQLATCRAMRNTLDHIATCQVGQNCSVPHCTSSQQILSHWKGCRSLYCPVCLPLKTVTRREEVDAGIDSMRHKLIQRQLTMLLHARTCRERERAGGVLTCRQRGCGTIRNVLAHMDKCQDGTKCKVTYCASSTQILSHWKSCRRHRCPVCQPLRGQSKGKAFNGNEVTRSFTMNGAVGVKP, encoded by the exons ATGGCGGCTGAACAGCTGTCGGAGATCAGGGCGGACCTGACGTGCCCAATCTGCACTCAG GTGCTGAGTGAGCCCAAAGCCCTGCCCTGTCTGCACACGTACTGCTGCAGGTGTCTGCTGCAGCTGGAGGCCAACTCCGCACAGACGGAACAGTTTCCATGTCCGGAGTGCAG GCAAACGGTGATCCTACCAGAGCGAGGAGTCCGGGGTCTTCCTACAAACTTCATGGTGGCGAATGTTGTAGCAAAGCTCCGTCGGACCAGGCAGCGACGAGAACAGTCAGAGGAGGACCGCGTCTGTGCAAGGCATCGAAACCTCGCGCATGCGCTGAATCACACTGGGCAGCACAAAGCACCAAATACTTCCAAGAACATCGCTGCCTTATTAGGTCATCCGCAG GTCGCCCATGAAGCATCACTTCCAAACGTGACCATGCCCGTTATAAGCAGAAGACATCGGACAATTCAGCAGCGGCTGGTTTTACTCCTGCACGCCCAGAGGTGCCAGGCAAGCAATCAGCTCAGTACAGAAAGCGGAGAGGCCCCCGTGTGCCAATTGGCCACATGCCGAGCTATGAGAAACACACTGGATCACATCGCCACCTGTCAGGTTGGCCAAAACTGCAGCG TCCCACACTGTACTTCATCCCAACAAATCCTGTCTCACTGGAAGGGCTGCAGAAGCCTTTACTGCCCGGTTTGTCTGCCGCTCAAAACTGTCACCAGGCGAGAGGAGGTGGATGCCGGGATAG ACTCCATGCGACACAAACTGATCCAACGCCAGCTGACCATGCTGCTTCACGCACGGACGTGCCGGGAGCGAGAACGGGCTGGCGGAGTCCTGACGTGCCGGCAGCGCGGCTGTGGGACCATACGGAACGTGCTAGCCCACATGGACAAATGTCAGGATGGGACCAAATGCAAAG TGACATACTGTGCTTCCTCCACGCAAATTCTTTCCCACTGGAAAAGTTGCAGAAGACATCGCTGCCCTGTTTGCCAACCACTTCGAGGCCAATCGAAGGGGAAAGCTTTCAATGGTAATGAAG TCACTCGTTCATTTACAATGAATGGCGCGGTTGGTGTGAAGCCTtga
- the LOC136446202 gene encoding uncharacterized protein isoform X2, with protein sequence MAAEQLSEIRADLTCPICTQVLSEPKALPCLHTYCCRCLLQLEANSAQTEQFPCPECRQTVILPERGVRGLPTNFMVANVVAKLRRTRQRREQSEEDRVCARHRNLAHALNHTGQHKAPNTSKNIAALLGHPQVAHEASLPNVTMPVISRRHRTIQQRLVLLLHAQRCQASNQLSTESGEAPVCQLATCRAMRNTLDHIATCQVGQNCSVPHCTSSQQILSHWKGCRSLYCPVCLPLKTVTRREEVDAGIDSMRHKLIQRQLTMLLHARTCRERERAGGVLTCRQRGCGTIRNVLAHMDKCQDGTKCKVTYCASSTQILSHWKSCRRHRCPVCQPLRGQSKGKAFNVTRSFTMNGAVGVKP encoded by the exons ATGGCGGCTGAACAGCTGTCGGAGATCAGGGCGGACCTGACGTGCCCAATCTGCACTCAG GTGCTGAGTGAGCCCAAAGCCCTGCCCTGTCTGCACACGTACTGCTGCAGGTGTCTGCTGCAGCTGGAGGCCAACTCCGCACAGACGGAACAGTTTCCATGTCCGGAGTGCAG GCAAACGGTGATCCTACCAGAGCGAGGAGTCCGGGGTCTTCCTACAAACTTCATGGTGGCGAATGTTGTAGCAAAGCTCCGTCGGACCAGGCAGCGACGAGAACAGTCAGAGGAGGACCGCGTCTGTGCAAGGCATCGAAACCTCGCGCATGCGCTGAATCACACTGGGCAGCACAAAGCACCAAATACTTCCAAGAACATCGCTGCCTTATTAGGTCATCCGCAG GTCGCCCATGAAGCATCACTTCCAAACGTGACCATGCCCGTTATAAGCAGAAGACATCGGACAATTCAGCAGCGGCTGGTTTTACTCCTGCACGCCCAGAGGTGCCAGGCAAGCAATCAGCTCAGTACAGAAAGCGGAGAGGCCCCCGTGTGCCAATTGGCCACATGCCGAGCTATGAGAAACACACTGGATCACATCGCCACCTGTCAGGTTGGCCAAAACTGCAGCG TCCCACACTGTACTTCATCCCAACAAATCCTGTCTCACTGGAAGGGCTGCAGAAGCCTTTACTGCCCGGTTTGTCTGCCGCTCAAAACTGTCACCAGGCGAGAGGAGGTGGATGCCGGGATAG ACTCCATGCGACACAAACTGATCCAACGCCAGCTGACCATGCTGCTTCACGCACGGACGTGCCGGGAGCGAGAACGGGCTGGCGGAGTCCTGACGTGCCGGCAGCGCGGCTGTGGGACCATACGGAACGTGCTAGCCCACATGGACAAATGTCAGGATGGGACCAAATGCAAAG TGACATACTGTGCTTCCTCCACGCAAATTCTTTCCCACTGGAAAAGTTGCAGAAGACATCGCTGCCCTGTTTGCCAACCACTTCGAGGCCAATCGAAGGGGAAAGCTTTCAATG TCACTCGTTCATTTACAATGAATGGCGCGGTTGGTGTGAAGCCTtga